TCCGGTGAAACTCACACAGAAACAGTGGATTCCCACAACGGAATCTCTTATCGAACAACTCGACAGGCTAACCGGTTCCGACGCGGCTTGCATAAGCGTAATTCGGGCCATGATCGTTCGCATAACGCTCCGCATCGCAGAATCTAACACTGAATCCACGCCCGTCGGTATGGAAAAAATTCTTCAAGATACCAATCAGGATATGAGCGCAATAACACAGCGGCTTGAAACCTTAAAAAGCGATGGCGCGATGGACATGGCTGCACTCGACGCACTGGAAAAATCCATCGGCGAATGGAATGACGTTCGAAATAAAATCGTGACCATGCGACAGGCACAGATCCGTGTCGATCCCGCAAAATTCAGTCGTAAAGAAGGTGGGGCCATTCTCTATAAAATGATGCTGTCGCTACAGAAAATTAAGACCTATGCCTACAAGGAATCGATTGCCCTCAATGAAGAGGCCACCGGCACCGCGCATCACTCGATTAAAATGCTTATTTCTATTTTTGCTTTCGCAACCATCTTCTCCCTGTTTGTCGCTACATTGATCACGCGAAATATCACACGGCGTATTCGCTTTGTTAATCAGCGGCTGACCCGTCTCGCCAACGGGGATATTGAGTTCGAAATTCAAGAGGGATCCAAAGATGAAATCGGCCAGATGCAGAGCGCACTGTTTCAAGTCATTCAGGTGCTGCGCACAATGATTCGGGACACAGGAAAGGTTGCCGAAGATGCCATGCTTGGCCGTTTACGCAGTCAGGCCGATGTTTCGCAGAAAAAAGGCGTTTACGCAGAACTGGTTAGCGGAGTAAACGGCGCATTGCAGCAGCTGGTGGATGTGATCGATGCCATGCCCGTCTCCGTATTGTTTGTCGATCAGGAACGAGCTGTTCAGTTTGCCAACAAAACCTGTGTCGACCTGCTCGGCTCCGACGATGCGGAAGCCATTGAAAACAAATGTGCAACCTTGCTTCAAGACGATGACCAGGACGACAATGCGGCAGAGGAACAACAGAGCACCATGACTTCACATGACGCGGTACTCAGTACACATGGCAGAATAACGACCGTTCAATATACCGGCGTACCCATGCACGATAAAGATGGCATCGCCGTCGGCCGCCTGGAAGTCATTCAGGATATTACAGAAATAAAACAGCTATCGGTTGCCGCACAGACCAAGGCCGAGGAAGCCCAGTCCGCCGTGACAAAAGCCGAACAGCGCGCCGCCTATCAGAGTGCCGAAGTGGAACGGGTGATATCCAATCTCCGCGCCCTGGCAGATGGACAGCTCTACATTGATTTGACGATGAAGGACTCGGAAATGGTGACGCAGGATTTGTATGATCAGTTCCGAAAAATCAATCAGGCCATTGAGCAGACCGCCAAAGCCGTGGGACGCCTTGTAGACGATGCCCTGCGTCTAGCGACGGCTGCCGGCGACGGCCAACTGGATGTGCGCGCTGATATCACCCTGCATAAAGGACAGTTCCAGCGTGTGGTCGAAGGGATTAATGGAATCATAGACGGCATCGTACATCCCCTGAATGAAGCCGCGGCCGTATTGCAGACCACCGCCGGCAATGATCTATCTGGCCGCGTACAAGGCCAATACAAAGGACAGTTGGCCCATCTTGCTGAGAATATTAATGGGATGAATGATAGTTTGAGCCACACATTGCGACAGGTTCGCACGGCTGTAAATCAGGTCAATGAAAGCGCGGACCAAATCCAGGAAGCCAGTCAGTCGCTATCGATGGGGGCAACCAAACAGGCGGCATCTCTGGAAGAAATATCCAGCTCTGTCTCGGAAATTGCCGCACAGATCAAAGCCAATGCCAATCATGCAGCACAGGCCAATGTCATGGTCAACAATGCCCGGCAAACCGCAGAAAATGGTGGTATACATATGCATGAAACGGTTTCGGCAATGAACGATATCAGTGATTCAAGTAAGCAAATTGTTAAGATTATTAAAGTCATCGACTCCATCGCGTTTCAAACCAATCTACTTGCATTAAATGCCGCAGTAGAAGCTGCACGAGCCGGCGTTCATGGCAAAGGATTCGCGGTTGTCGCTGATGAAGTGAGAAATTTAGCCGGACACAGTGCAAAAGCAGCCAAAGAAACAGAACGTCTGATCGATCTTTCTGGCAGCAAAGTACAAATCGGTCTGCAAGTGGCAGAAAAAACGCTTCAATCCTTTGAGGGAATCGTCAGCGAAATCACCCGATCCGCTGATTTAATCCGAGACATTGCCGCCGCATCCAACGAACAGGCCGACGGGGTCTCACAAATAAATATTGGCCTCGACGAAGTCAATCAGGTGACCCAGCAAAATACAGCCAACGCCGAAGAAAGCGCATCCGCTGCATGCGAACTGCATGACCAGTCGCAAAAACTGCTGGAACAAATTGCTCAGTTCACCCTGTCTGAAAACAACAGGCAACCCCCCGAAACAAATCTACTCCTGCGACCACGCTGAAAACCATTTTTCACACGGCTCCCCGAGGTTTCCTTTCTTCATGAT
The sequence above is drawn from the Spartobacteria bacterium genome and encodes:
- a CDS encoding HAMP domain-containing protein, with the translated sequence METVMLKFKRNRSKKAARRPRVKKQRMNNVKIGYKLFLAFGVVIILVILGGFLSVKSSIHLAAYTDKLYEHPMAVSRSIRDIEIYLNAIYSYIKDEVLAENLNQLEGASKKAASQLEKAKGSFGILETRYLGDKSDVQNARNLLSEWSSVRENVMEQRALQLNNDPVKLTQKQWIPTTESLIEQLDRLTGSDAACISVIRAMIVRITLRIAESNTESTPVGMEKILQDTNQDMSAITQRLETLKSDGAMDMAALDALEKSIGEWNDVRNKIVTMRQAQIRVDPAKFSRKEGGAILYKMMLSLQKIKTYAYKESIALNEEATGTAHHSIKMLISIFAFATIFSLFVATLITRNITRRIRFVNQRLTRLANGDIEFEIQEGSKDEIGQMQSALFQVIQVLRTMIRDTGKVAEDAMLGRLRSQADVSQKKGVYAELVSGVNGALQQLVDVIDAMPVSVLFVDQERAVQFANKTCVDLLGSDDAEAIENKCATLLQDDDQDDNAAEEQQSTMTSHDAVLSTHGRITTVQYTGVPMHDKDGIAVGRLEVIQDITEIKQLSVAAQTKAEEAQSAVTKAEQRAAYQSAEVERVISNLRALADGQLYIDLTMKDSEMVTQDLYDQFRKINQAIEQTAKAVGRLVDDALRLATAAGDGQLDVRADITLHKGQFQRVVEGINGIIDGIVHPLNEAAAVLQTTAGNDLSGRVQGQYKGQLAHLAENINGMNDSLSHTLRQVRTAVNQVNESADQIQEASQSLSMGATKQAASLEEISSSVSEIAAQIKANANHAAQANVMVNNARQTAENGGIHMHETVSAMNDISDSSKQIVKIIKVIDSIAFQTNLLALNAAVEAARAGVHGKGFAVVADEVRNLAGHSAKAAKETERLIDLSGSKVQIGLQVAEKTLQSFEGIVSEITRSADLIRDIAAASNEQADGVSQINIGLDEVNQVTQQNTANAEESASAACELHDQSQKLLEQIAQFTLSENNRQPPETNLLLRPR